Proteins encoded by one window of Myripristis murdjan chromosome 1, fMyrMur1.1, whole genome shotgun sequence:
- the rtn4rl2a gene encoding reticulon-4 receptor-like 2a: protein METSTTTRSRRCSIIRNCKSGLSLWLVVWLVLGKPNPASACPHLCVCYPTPMTVSCQAQNFTAVPVGVPYESQRVFLQNNRITELRVGSFGFGTQVLWLFSNNITWIEAGAFSELRDLEELDLGDNPNLHRLEGGAFRGLEKLQSLHMHRCRLTALPHDIFHKLYSLQFLYLQENQLHFLQDDIFSDLINLSQLFLHGNRIRTLSENVFRGLVNLDRLLLHDNRIRQVNRRAFRDLGRLTMLFLFNNSLAELPSQTLRDTQGIQFLRLNANPWSCGCESRALWEWFREARVSSSEVICASPSTRRGQDLRFLREMDYALCPLPDPGSIAGSTTTTFSTKTRWWFSKNKPQSSTKGIFEKQSETVKAGLYGKGPSTSTSVVKYELGEEELALPKLDPEEYWANYGNEDSGITVRCFELECPPDFDLPPSSSSPSPSSPSLLSLLACSVLTLFLNLHLLFG from the exons ATGGAAACCTCTACGACTACTCGGAGCCGACGATGCTCCATCATACGCAACTGCAAAA gCGGTCTCTCCCTCTGGCTGGTGGTGTGGCTGGTCCTCGGTAAGCCTAATCCAGCTTCGGCGTGCccgcacctgtgtgtgtgctacccGACGCCGATGACGGTGAGCTGCCAGGCTCAGAACTTCACCGCCGTCCCGGTTGGAGTGCCCTATGAATCGCAGCGCGTGTTCCTCCAGAACAACCGGATCACGGAGCTCAGAGTTGGCTCTTTTGGCTTTGGAACTCAG GTTCTGTGGCTGTTCTCCAACAACATCACGTGGATCGAGGCAGGTGCCTTCAGTGAGCTGAGGGACTTGGAGGAGTTGGACCTTGGGGATAACCCCAACCTCCACAGGTTGGAAGGGGGAGCCTTCCGTGGCCTGGAGAAGCTCCAGAGCCTCCACATGCACCGCTGCCGACTCACTGCCCTGCCCCACGACATCTTCCACAAGCTCTACAGCCTGCAGTTCCTCTACCTGCAG gaAAACCAACTCCACTTCCTGCAGGATGACATCTTCTCTGACCTCATCAACCTGAGTCAGCTTTTCCTGCATGGCAACCGTATTCGCACCCTCTCAGAGAACGTGTTCCGTGGCCTGGTCAACCTTGACCGCCTCCTTCTCCATGACAACCGCATCAGACAGGTGAACCGCCGCGCCTTCCGCGACCTCGGCCGCCTCACCATGCTCTTCCTCTTCAACAACTCCTTGGCTGAGCTGCCCAGCCAGACCCTGAGGGACACCCAGGGCATCCAGTTCCTTCGCCTCAACGCCAACCCCTGGTCCTGCGGCTGTGAGTCCCGTGCCCTGTGGGAGTGGTTCCGTGAGGCCCGCGTCTCCTCCTCTGAAGTGATTTGCGCCTCCCCTTCCACCCGCCGTGGCCAAGACCTGCGCTTCCTCCGGGAGATGGACTACGCTCTCTGCCCCCTGCCCGACCCTGGCTCCATTGCCggctccaccaccaccaccttcagCACTAAGACCCGCTGGTGGTTCTCCAAGAACAAGCCCCAGTCATCCACCAAGGGCATCTTTGAGAAGCAGTCAGAAACAGTCAAGGCTGGTTTGTATGGAAAGggcccctccacctccacctcagTAGTCAAGTACGAGCTGGGTGAGGAAGAGCTGGCGCTGCCCAAACTCGACCCAGAAGAGTACTGGGCAAACTATGGAAATGAGGATTCAGGTATTACCGTGCGCTGCTTTGAGCTCGAATGCCCACCCGACTTCgacctccctccatcttcctcctctccctcaccctcctctccctctctcctctcactcctgGCCTGTTCCGTCCTCACCCTTTTCCTCAACCTCCACCTGTTATTTGGCTGA
- the crybb1l2 gene encoding crystallin, beta B1, like 2, producing the protein MSAGGEKSKAASQTDGKAAQSKRSEMGMMSYKMCVFDQENFQGRCIEINAECMNVCDMGMDRVRSLRVDCGPFVGFEQMNFCGEMFILEKGEYPRWDSWSNCQKNDYLLSFRPVRMDPEKHKICLYEVGEFKGRKMEIMDDDVPSLFSYGFTDRVGSIIVSCGTWVGYQFPGYRGSQYLLEKGEYRHFNEYGARCPQMQSMRRIRDMQWHPHGCYTMSAK; encoded by the exons ATGtctgctggaggagagaaaTCTAAGGCTGCGTCCCAGACTGACGGGAAGGCTGCTCAGAGCAAGAGGTCTGAGATGGGCATGATGTCCTACAAG ATGTGTGTGTTCGACCAGGAGAACTTCCAGGGCCGCTGTATCGAGATCAACGCCGAGTGTATGAACGTGTGTGACATGGGCATGGACAGGGTGCGCTCCCTGCGTGTCGACTGCGGACC CTTCGTGGGCTTTGAGCAGATGAACTTCTGTGGTGAGATGTTCATCCTGGAGAAGGGCGAGTACCCCCGCTGGGACTCCTGGAGCAACTGCCAGAAGAACGACTACCTGCTGTCCTTCAGGCCCGTCCGCATG GATCCCGAGAAGCACAAGATCTGCCTGTACGAGGTCGGAGAGTTCAAGGGCCGCAAGATGGAGATCATGGACGACGACGTGCCCAGCCTGTTCTCCTACGGCTTCACCGACAGAGTGGGCAGCATCATCGTCAGCTGCGGAAC ctGGGTGGGCTACCAGTTCCCCGGCTACCGTGGCAGCCAGTACCTGCTGGAGAAGGGCGAGTACAGGCACTTCAACGAGTATGGCGCCCGTTGCCCCCAGATGCAGTCCATGAGGCGCATCCGTGACATGCAGTGGCACCCACACGGCTGCTACACCATGTCCGCCAAGTGA